A window of the Streptomyces sp. NBC_00250 genome harbors these coding sequences:
- a CDS encoding TatD family hydrolase, with amino-acid sequence MRIFDPHIHMTSRTTDDYRAMYDAGVRALVEPSFWLGQPRTSPASFLDYFDSLLGWEPFRAAQHGIAHHCALALNPKEANDPRCVPVLDALPRYLAKDGVVAVGEIGYDSLTPAEDTALAAQLQLAADHGLPALVHTPHRDKLTGLRRTVDVVRESALAPDHVLLDHLNETTVKEAADSGAWLGFSVYPDTKMDEDRTVAILKEYGTERVLVNSAADWGRSDPLKTRSVAEAMLTAGFTDDDVDQVLWRNPVAFYGLSGRLHLDLPTPPDLHEGNSVLRGGE; translated from the coding sequence ATGCGCATCTTCGACCCGCACATCCACATGACCTCGCGCACCACGGACGACTACCGGGCGATGTACGACGCCGGTGTCCGCGCCCTCGTCGAACCGTCGTTCTGGCTCGGCCAGCCCCGCACCTCGCCCGCCTCCTTCCTCGACTACTTCGACTCCCTCCTCGGCTGGGAGCCCTTCCGCGCCGCCCAGCACGGCATCGCCCACCACTGCGCCCTCGCCCTGAACCCGAAGGAGGCCAACGACCCCCGCTGCGTCCCCGTCCTCGACGCCCTGCCCCGGTATCTCGCCAAGGACGGAGTCGTCGCCGTCGGCGAGATCGGCTACGACTCCCTGACGCCCGCCGAGGACACGGCGCTCGCCGCCCAGCTCCAGCTCGCCGCCGACCACGGCCTGCCGGCGCTCGTCCACACCCCGCACCGCGACAAGCTCACCGGCCTGCGCCGCACCGTGGACGTCGTGCGCGAGTCCGCGCTCGCCCCGGACCACGTGCTCCTCGACCACCTCAACGAGACGACCGTCAAGGAGGCCGCCGACAGTGGCGCCTGGCTCGGCTTCTCCGTCTATCCGGACACCAAGATGGACGAGGACCGGACGGTCGCGATCCTCAAGGAGTACGGAACCGAACGCGTCCTCGTGAACTCGGCCGCGGACTGGGGCCGCAGCGACCCCCTCAAGACCCGCTCGGTCGCCGAGGCCATGCTCACCGCCGGCTTCACGGACGACGACGTCGACCAGGTCCTCTGGCGCAACCCCGTCGCCTTCTACGGGCTCAGCGGACGACTCCACCTCGACCTCCCCACCCCGCCGGACCTGCACGAGGGCAACTCCGTCCTTCGCGGCGGGGAATGA